The following are encoded together in the Oryzias melastigma strain HK-1 linkage group LG17, ASM292280v2, whole genome shotgun sequence genome:
- the dis3l2 gene encoding DIS3-like exonuclease 2 isoform X1, whose protein sequence is MDPPRPGKKPNFNREPKRNQNQLRSPRQKDAYARLLNQHRTGKFSAFLEEFGKDSVLKKEGNAELEAQSDSVTVPPQKVVHVPRDFSDSCDFSPPIVTAKESLSIYMKKLSASGAQEVERRQGVPDVQRRGQRRDTATSQDADVESGEELGSVKPSHSKKHQKQQKKNKESNRDAAPKEVQAAGAKMPSPKKDFAGVQDMGKKNKKKMQQKEPDQERNREGTPKSGAEPQAVEMKNKNQQNPRADKCKNKGRGGSKKQIFEPYMTLEDVSHGLKRGELTQGQLRINPKKFHEAFIPSPDGMWDIFLDGVEARNRALNGDIVAVQLLPQEQWKVVKSDTDCDGASGSETLAETARIKNRIPEPHTDGERNELVDTCQNMALTDTVKAGKPLEGSTPPTNEKTLQKTAKVVYIVEKKHSRAVTGHLKFLPDKTFALFSPVDHRVPRINVPLSDCPEDLKIRPEVYANTLFICRITDWTADNTFAQGRLAKTLGQAGEIEPETEGILTEHGVDFSDFSGEVLECLPSGKSWSIPPEELEKRRDLRKECIFTIDPPTARDLDDALSCKQLPDGNFEVGVHIADVSYFVKENTALDETASQRATSVYMVQRVIPMLPPVLCVELCSLNPLVDRLTFSVIWKLTPEGEVLSEWFGRSVIRSCVKLSYNHAQSLIEAPDKLFSQEELPEDRDPEHPIDEIHQAVLNLHSIAKHLRHKRFSEEALRLEQMKLSFTLDKDTTMPNGCYVYEYKDSNKLVEEFMLLANISTAQHIYRKFPHLALLRRHPPPKVKMMQELKEMCSQLGINIDVTTSGGLQKSLNMLSEDEYSGARKEVLTHLLSRPMQMALYFCSGVLKNEQLFKHFALNIPLYTHFTSPIRRYADIIVHRLLAASLKCGPPLEMSAEEMEKQAMHCNNKKMMAKRAGELSTDLFFGVFVKTCGPLNSTAIVMKVLDQSFDVLVIKYAVQKRIYCKFIEGLKSFRFHQVEKKAELTLVWLPEDPEGSPFEQVISIFSVLEVQLVSESSLKYTALLRRPQSSAA, encoded by the exons ATGGATCCCCCGCGGCCGGGCAAAAAGCCCAACTTTAATCGAGAGCCGAAGCGCAACCAGAATCAGTTGCGCTCTCCCCGTCAAAAAGACGCCTACGCTCGGCTTCTTAACCAGCACCGCACTGGCAAGTTCAGTGCGTTTTTAGAGGAGTTTGGAAAGGACTCTGTGCTCAAAAAGGAGGGAAACGCGGAGCTCGAAGCTCAGAGTGACAGTGTGACCGTACCGCCACAAAAAGTGGTCCACGTACCTCGCGATTTCTCCGATTCCTGTGACTTCTCGCCTCCCATCGTGACAGCCAAAGAGTCCTTGTCTATATACATGAAGAAACTGAGCGCTAGTGGCGCTCAGGAGGTTGAAAGGAGACAAGGTGTCCCTGACGTGCAGCGGCGTGGACAGAGAAGGGACACGGCCACCAGCCAGGATGCAGACGTTGAGTCTGGGGAGGAGCTCGGCTCTGTAAAACCCTCCCACTCCAAAAAGCACCAgaagcagcaaaagaaaaacaaagagtcGAACAGAGATGCTGCACCGAAGGAGGTTCAGGCCGCCGGTGCCAAAATGCCATCTCCTAAAAAAGACTTTGCTGGTGTGCAGGACATGGGgaagaagaacaagaaaaaaatgcagcagaagGAGCCCGACCAGGAGAGAAACCGAGAGGGAACTCCCAAATCTGGAGCTGAACCTCAGGCAGTcgagatgaaaaacaaaaaccagcagAATCCCAGAG CTGACAAGTGTAAGAACAAAGGACGAGGAGGATCAAAGAAGCAAATCTTTGAACCCTACATGACGTTGGAGGACGTTTCCCACGGTCTCAAACGAGGAGAACTCACTCAG GGTCAGTTAAGAATCAACCCCAAGAAGTTCCATGAAGCTTTCATCCCATCTCCT GATGGTATGTGGGATATTTTTCTGGATGGAGTTGAAGCCCGTAACAGAGCCCTGAACGGAGACATAGTGGCGGTGCAACTTCTGCCTCAAGAGCAGTGGAAG GTGGTAAAATCGGATACAGACTGTGATGGAGCGAGTGGGTCAGAAACCTTAGCGGAAACGGCTCGGATCAAGAACCGGATCCCCGAGCCCCACACGGATGGCGAGCGTAATGAGCTTGTCGACACATGTCAAAACATGGCTCTCACTGACACAG TGAAAGCTGGAAAACCTCTGGAAGGTTCAACACCACCGACCAATGAAAAAACACTTCAGAAGACGGCTAAA GTGGTTTACATTGTTGAGAAGAAACACTCCCGAGCTGTGACCGGCCATCTCAAGTTCTTACCGGACAAAACCTTTGCCTTGTTCTCTCCTGTGGACCATCGAGTGCCTCGCATCAACGTCCCTCTTTCAGACTGTCCTGAAGACTTAAAAATCCGTCCCGAGGTCTACGCCAACACCCTGTTCATCTGTCGGATCACTGACTGGACAGCCGACAACACCTTTGCACAAGG gcGACTCGCTAAGACACTTGGTCAAGCAGGAGAAATCGAGCCAGAGACTGAGGGCATCCTGACCGAGCACGGCGTGGATTTCTCTGACTTCTCAGGGGAGGTGTTGGAATGCCTTCCGAGTGGCAAATCATGGAGCATCCCGCCTGAGGAGCTGGAGAAGAGGAGAGACTTGAG GAAGGAATGTATCTTCACGATTGACCCTCCGACTGCCAGAGATCTGGATGATGCTCTGTCCTGTAAACAGCTCCCAGATG gTAATTTTGAGGTAGGAGTGCACATAGCAGATGTGAGCTattttgtgaaagaaaacacCGCTTTGGATGAAACTGCAAGCCAAAGAGCAACCAGTGTGTACATGGTTCAGCGg GTGATTCCAATGCTTCCTCCAGTGCTGTGTGTGGAGCTGTGCAGTCTGAACCCTCTGGTCGACAGACTCACCTTCTCTGTGATCTGGAAACTCACACCTGAGGGAGAG GTTCTCAGTGAGTGGTTTGGCCGCTCAGTCATTCGTTCTTGCGTGAAACTGAGCTACAACCACGCTCAGAGTCTGATTGAGGCTCCCGACAAGCTGTTCTCTCAAGAGGAGCTTCCGGAGGACAGGGACCCTGAACATCCCATCGACGAGATTCACCAAGCCGTCCTCAACCTGCACTCCATCGCCAAGCACCTCCGACACAAGCGCTTCTCGGAGGAAGCCTTAAGACTGGAACAG atgaaGCTTTCTTTCACCCTCGACAAAGATACCACTATGCCAAATGGCTGTTACGTTTACGAGTACAAAGACAGCAACAA GCTGGTGGAGGAGTTCATGTTGTTGGCTAACATTTCCACAGCCCAACACATTTATCGCAAATTCCCCCACTTGGCCCTCCTCCGGCGTCACCCTCCTCCCAAAGTTAAAATGATGCAAGAACTTAAGGAGATGTGCAGCCAGCTGGGGATCAACATCGACGTGACCACTTCTGGAGGCTTACAG AAGAGTCTCAACATGCTCTCTGAGGATGAGTACTCTGGTGCCCGAAAAGAAGTCCTGACACACCTGCTCTCCAGACCAATGCAG ATGGCGCTTTACTTCTGTTCTGGTGTATTGAAGAATGAGCAACTTTTCAAACACTTTGCTCTAAACATTCCTCTCTACACACACTTCACCTCCCCTATCAGACGCTATGCTGATATTATAGTGCACCGGTTGCTGGCGGCTTCACTCA AGTGCGGGCCACCTTTAGAGATGTCAGCAGAAGAAATGGAAAAGCAGGCGATGCACTGCAACAACAAGAAGATGATGGCTAAGAGAGCCGGGGAGCTCAGCACTGACCTCTTCTTTGGAGTGTTTGTGAAG ACTTGTGGCCCACTGAACTCTACAGCCATAGTGATGAAGGTGCTGGACCAGTCCTTCGATGTGCTCGTCATCAAGTATGCCGTTCAGAAACGCATCTACTGCAAG TTCATTGAAGGCCTAAAGTCATTCAGATTTCATCAGGTGGAGAAGAAGGCTGAACTCACTCTGGTTTGGTTACCAGAAGACCCTGAGGGTTCCCCTTTTGAACAG GTCATTTCCATCTTCTCAGTGCTGGAGGTGCAGCTGGTATCCGAGAGTTCTCTGAAATACACTGCTCTGCTCAGGAGACCTCAGAGCAGCGCGGCCTAA
- the dis3l2 gene encoding DIS3-like exonuclease 2 isoform X2, whose translation MDPPRPGKKPNFNREPKRNQNQLRSPRQKDAYARLLNQHRTGKFSAFLEEFGKDSVLKKEGNAELEAQSDSVTVPPQKVVHVPRDFSDSCDFSPPIVTAKESLSIYMKKLSASGAQEVERRQGVPDVQRRGQRRDTATSQDADVESGEELGSVKPSHSKKHQKQQKKNKESNRDAAPKEVQAAGAKMPSPKKDFAGVQDMGKKNKKKMQQKEPDQERNREGTPKSGAEPQAVEMKNKNQQNPRADKCKNKGRGGSKKQIFEPYMTLEDVSHGLKRGELTQGQLRINPKKFHEAFIPSPDGMWDIFLDGVEARNRALNGDIVAVQLLPQEQWKVVKSDTDCDGASGSETLAETARIKNRIPEPHTDGERNELVDTCQNMALTDTAGKPLEGSTPPTNEKTLQKTAKVVYIVEKKHSRAVTGHLKFLPDKTFALFSPVDHRVPRINVPLSDCPEDLKIRPEVYANTLFICRITDWTADNTFAQGRLAKTLGQAGEIEPETEGILTEHGVDFSDFSGEVLECLPSGKSWSIPPEELEKRRDLRKECIFTIDPPTARDLDDALSCKQLPDGNFEVGVHIADVSYFVKENTALDETASQRATSVYMVQRVIPMLPPVLCVELCSLNPLVDRLTFSVIWKLTPEGEVLSEWFGRSVIRSCVKLSYNHAQSLIEAPDKLFSQEELPEDRDPEHPIDEIHQAVLNLHSIAKHLRHKRFSEEALRLEQMKLSFTLDKDTTMPNGCYVYEYKDSNKLVEEFMLLANISTAQHIYRKFPHLALLRRHPPPKVKMMQELKEMCSQLGINIDVTTSGGLQKSLNMLSEDEYSGARKEVLTHLLSRPMQMALYFCSGVLKNEQLFKHFALNIPLYTHFTSPIRRYADIIVHRLLAASLKCGPPLEMSAEEMEKQAMHCNNKKMMAKRAGELSTDLFFGVFVKTCGPLNSTAIVMKVLDQSFDVLVIKYAVQKRIYCKFIEGLKSFRFHQVEKKAELTLVWLPEDPEGSPFEQVISIFSVLEVQLVSESSLKYTALLRRPQSSAA comes from the exons ATGGATCCCCCGCGGCCGGGCAAAAAGCCCAACTTTAATCGAGAGCCGAAGCGCAACCAGAATCAGTTGCGCTCTCCCCGTCAAAAAGACGCCTACGCTCGGCTTCTTAACCAGCACCGCACTGGCAAGTTCAGTGCGTTTTTAGAGGAGTTTGGAAAGGACTCTGTGCTCAAAAAGGAGGGAAACGCGGAGCTCGAAGCTCAGAGTGACAGTGTGACCGTACCGCCACAAAAAGTGGTCCACGTACCTCGCGATTTCTCCGATTCCTGTGACTTCTCGCCTCCCATCGTGACAGCCAAAGAGTCCTTGTCTATATACATGAAGAAACTGAGCGCTAGTGGCGCTCAGGAGGTTGAAAGGAGACAAGGTGTCCCTGACGTGCAGCGGCGTGGACAGAGAAGGGACACGGCCACCAGCCAGGATGCAGACGTTGAGTCTGGGGAGGAGCTCGGCTCTGTAAAACCCTCCCACTCCAAAAAGCACCAgaagcagcaaaagaaaaacaaagagtcGAACAGAGATGCTGCACCGAAGGAGGTTCAGGCCGCCGGTGCCAAAATGCCATCTCCTAAAAAAGACTTTGCTGGTGTGCAGGACATGGGgaagaagaacaagaaaaaaatgcagcagaagGAGCCCGACCAGGAGAGAAACCGAGAGGGAACTCCCAAATCTGGAGCTGAACCTCAGGCAGTcgagatgaaaaacaaaaaccagcagAATCCCAGAG CTGACAAGTGTAAGAACAAAGGACGAGGAGGATCAAAGAAGCAAATCTTTGAACCCTACATGACGTTGGAGGACGTTTCCCACGGTCTCAAACGAGGAGAACTCACTCAG GGTCAGTTAAGAATCAACCCCAAGAAGTTCCATGAAGCTTTCATCCCATCTCCT GATGGTATGTGGGATATTTTTCTGGATGGAGTTGAAGCCCGTAACAGAGCCCTGAACGGAGACATAGTGGCGGTGCAACTTCTGCCTCAAGAGCAGTGGAAG GTGGTAAAATCGGATACAGACTGTGATGGAGCGAGTGGGTCAGAAACCTTAGCGGAAACGGCTCGGATCAAGAACCGGATCCCCGAGCCCCACACGGATGGCGAGCGTAATGAGCTTGTCGACACATGTCAAAACATGGCTCTCACTGACACAG CTGGAAAACCTCTGGAAGGTTCAACACCACCGACCAATGAAAAAACACTTCAGAAGACGGCTAAA GTGGTTTACATTGTTGAGAAGAAACACTCCCGAGCTGTGACCGGCCATCTCAAGTTCTTACCGGACAAAACCTTTGCCTTGTTCTCTCCTGTGGACCATCGAGTGCCTCGCATCAACGTCCCTCTTTCAGACTGTCCTGAAGACTTAAAAATCCGTCCCGAGGTCTACGCCAACACCCTGTTCATCTGTCGGATCACTGACTGGACAGCCGACAACACCTTTGCACAAGG gcGACTCGCTAAGACACTTGGTCAAGCAGGAGAAATCGAGCCAGAGACTGAGGGCATCCTGACCGAGCACGGCGTGGATTTCTCTGACTTCTCAGGGGAGGTGTTGGAATGCCTTCCGAGTGGCAAATCATGGAGCATCCCGCCTGAGGAGCTGGAGAAGAGGAGAGACTTGAG GAAGGAATGTATCTTCACGATTGACCCTCCGACTGCCAGAGATCTGGATGATGCTCTGTCCTGTAAACAGCTCCCAGATG gTAATTTTGAGGTAGGAGTGCACATAGCAGATGTGAGCTattttgtgaaagaaaacacCGCTTTGGATGAAACTGCAAGCCAAAGAGCAACCAGTGTGTACATGGTTCAGCGg GTGATTCCAATGCTTCCTCCAGTGCTGTGTGTGGAGCTGTGCAGTCTGAACCCTCTGGTCGACAGACTCACCTTCTCTGTGATCTGGAAACTCACACCTGAGGGAGAG GTTCTCAGTGAGTGGTTTGGCCGCTCAGTCATTCGTTCTTGCGTGAAACTGAGCTACAACCACGCTCAGAGTCTGATTGAGGCTCCCGACAAGCTGTTCTCTCAAGAGGAGCTTCCGGAGGACAGGGACCCTGAACATCCCATCGACGAGATTCACCAAGCCGTCCTCAACCTGCACTCCATCGCCAAGCACCTCCGACACAAGCGCTTCTCGGAGGAAGCCTTAAGACTGGAACAG atgaaGCTTTCTTTCACCCTCGACAAAGATACCACTATGCCAAATGGCTGTTACGTTTACGAGTACAAAGACAGCAACAA GCTGGTGGAGGAGTTCATGTTGTTGGCTAACATTTCCACAGCCCAACACATTTATCGCAAATTCCCCCACTTGGCCCTCCTCCGGCGTCACCCTCCTCCCAAAGTTAAAATGATGCAAGAACTTAAGGAGATGTGCAGCCAGCTGGGGATCAACATCGACGTGACCACTTCTGGAGGCTTACAG AAGAGTCTCAACATGCTCTCTGAGGATGAGTACTCTGGTGCCCGAAAAGAAGTCCTGACACACCTGCTCTCCAGACCAATGCAG ATGGCGCTTTACTTCTGTTCTGGTGTATTGAAGAATGAGCAACTTTTCAAACACTTTGCTCTAAACATTCCTCTCTACACACACTTCACCTCCCCTATCAGACGCTATGCTGATATTATAGTGCACCGGTTGCTGGCGGCTTCACTCA AGTGCGGGCCACCTTTAGAGATGTCAGCAGAAGAAATGGAAAAGCAGGCGATGCACTGCAACAACAAGAAGATGATGGCTAAGAGAGCCGGGGAGCTCAGCACTGACCTCTTCTTTGGAGTGTTTGTGAAG ACTTGTGGCCCACTGAACTCTACAGCCATAGTGATGAAGGTGCTGGACCAGTCCTTCGATGTGCTCGTCATCAAGTATGCCGTTCAGAAACGCATCTACTGCAAG TTCATTGAAGGCCTAAAGTCATTCAGATTTCATCAGGTGGAGAAGAAGGCTGAACTCACTCTGGTTTGGTTACCAGAAGACCCTGAGGGTTCCCCTTTTGAACAG GTCATTTCCATCTTCTCAGTGCTGGAGGTGCAGCTGGTATCCGAGAGTTCTCTGAAATACACTGCTCTGCTCAGGAGACCTCAGAGCAGCGCGGCCTAA
- the dis3l2 gene encoding DIS3-like exonuclease 2 isoform X3 — MGKKNKKKMQQKEPDQERNREGTPKSGAEPQAVEMKNKNQQNPRADKCKNKGRGGSKKQIFEPYMTLEDVSHGLKRGELTQGQLRINPKKFHEAFIPSPDGMWDIFLDGVEARNRALNGDIVAVQLLPQEQWKVVKSDTDCDGASGSETLAETARIKNRIPEPHTDGERNELVDTCQNMALTDTVKAGKPLEGSTPPTNEKTLQKTAKVVYIVEKKHSRAVTGHLKFLPDKTFALFSPVDHRVPRINVPLSDCPEDLKIRPEVYANTLFICRITDWTADNTFAQGRLAKTLGQAGEIEPETEGILTEHGVDFSDFSGEVLECLPSGKSWSIPPEELEKRRDLRKECIFTIDPPTARDLDDALSCKQLPDGNFEVGVHIADVSYFVKENTALDETASQRATSVYMVQRVIPMLPPVLCVELCSLNPLVDRLTFSVIWKLTPEGEVLSEWFGRSVIRSCVKLSYNHAQSLIEAPDKLFSQEELPEDRDPEHPIDEIHQAVLNLHSIAKHLRHKRFSEEALRLEQMKLSFTLDKDTTMPNGCYVYEYKDSNKLVEEFMLLANISTAQHIYRKFPHLALLRRHPPPKVKMMQELKEMCSQLGINIDVTTSGGLQKSLNMLSEDEYSGARKEVLTHLLSRPMQMALYFCSGVLKNEQLFKHFALNIPLYTHFTSPIRRYADIIVHRLLAASLKCGPPLEMSAEEMEKQAMHCNNKKMMAKRAGELSTDLFFGVFVKTCGPLNSTAIVMKVLDQSFDVLVIKYAVQKRIYCKFIEGLKSFRFHQVEKKAELTLVWLPEDPEGSPFEQVISIFSVLEVQLVSESSLKYTALLRRPQSSAA; from the exons ATGGGgaagaagaacaagaaaaaaatgcagcagaagGAGCCCGACCAGGAGAGAAACCGAGAGGGAACTCCCAAATCTGGAGCTGAACCTCAGGCAGTcgagatgaaaaacaaaaaccagcagAATCCCAGAG CTGACAAGTGTAAGAACAAAGGACGAGGAGGATCAAAGAAGCAAATCTTTGAACCCTACATGACGTTGGAGGACGTTTCCCACGGTCTCAAACGAGGAGAACTCACTCAG GGTCAGTTAAGAATCAACCCCAAGAAGTTCCATGAAGCTTTCATCCCATCTCCT GATGGTATGTGGGATATTTTTCTGGATGGAGTTGAAGCCCGTAACAGAGCCCTGAACGGAGACATAGTGGCGGTGCAACTTCTGCCTCAAGAGCAGTGGAAG GTGGTAAAATCGGATACAGACTGTGATGGAGCGAGTGGGTCAGAAACCTTAGCGGAAACGGCTCGGATCAAGAACCGGATCCCCGAGCCCCACACGGATGGCGAGCGTAATGAGCTTGTCGACACATGTCAAAACATGGCTCTCACTGACACAG TGAAAGCTGGAAAACCTCTGGAAGGTTCAACACCACCGACCAATGAAAAAACACTTCAGAAGACGGCTAAA GTGGTTTACATTGTTGAGAAGAAACACTCCCGAGCTGTGACCGGCCATCTCAAGTTCTTACCGGACAAAACCTTTGCCTTGTTCTCTCCTGTGGACCATCGAGTGCCTCGCATCAACGTCCCTCTTTCAGACTGTCCTGAAGACTTAAAAATCCGTCCCGAGGTCTACGCCAACACCCTGTTCATCTGTCGGATCACTGACTGGACAGCCGACAACACCTTTGCACAAGG gcGACTCGCTAAGACACTTGGTCAAGCAGGAGAAATCGAGCCAGAGACTGAGGGCATCCTGACCGAGCACGGCGTGGATTTCTCTGACTTCTCAGGGGAGGTGTTGGAATGCCTTCCGAGTGGCAAATCATGGAGCATCCCGCCTGAGGAGCTGGAGAAGAGGAGAGACTTGAG GAAGGAATGTATCTTCACGATTGACCCTCCGACTGCCAGAGATCTGGATGATGCTCTGTCCTGTAAACAGCTCCCAGATG gTAATTTTGAGGTAGGAGTGCACATAGCAGATGTGAGCTattttgtgaaagaaaacacCGCTTTGGATGAAACTGCAAGCCAAAGAGCAACCAGTGTGTACATGGTTCAGCGg GTGATTCCAATGCTTCCTCCAGTGCTGTGTGTGGAGCTGTGCAGTCTGAACCCTCTGGTCGACAGACTCACCTTCTCTGTGATCTGGAAACTCACACCTGAGGGAGAG GTTCTCAGTGAGTGGTTTGGCCGCTCAGTCATTCGTTCTTGCGTGAAACTGAGCTACAACCACGCTCAGAGTCTGATTGAGGCTCCCGACAAGCTGTTCTCTCAAGAGGAGCTTCCGGAGGACAGGGACCCTGAACATCCCATCGACGAGATTCACCAAGCCGTCCTCAACCTGCACTCCATCGCCAAGCACCTCCGACACAAGCGCTTCTCGGAGGAAGCCTTAAGACTGGAACAG atgaaGCTTTCTTTCACCCTCGACAAAGATACCACTATGCCAAATGGCTGTTACGTTTACGAGTACAAAGACAGCAACAA GCTGGTGGAGGAGTTCATGTTGTTGGCTAACATTTCCACAGCCCAACACATTTATCGCAAATTCCCCCACTTGGCCCTCCTCCGGCGTCACCCTCCTCCCAAAGTTAAAATGATGCAAGAACTTAAGGAGATGTGCAGCCAGCTGGGGATCAACATCGACGTGACCACTTCTGGAGGCTTACAG AAGAGTCTCAACATGCTCTCTGAGGATGAGTACTCTGGTGCCCGAAAAGAAGTCCTGACACACCTGCTCTCCAGACCAATGCAG ATGGCGCTTTACTTCTGTTCTGGTGTATTGAAGAATGAGCAACTTTTCAAACACTTTGCTCTAAACATTCCTCTCTACACACACTTCACCTCCCCTATCAGACGCTATGCTGATATTATAGTGCACCGGTTGCTGGCGGCTTCACTCA AGTGCGGGCCACCTTTAGAGATGTCAGCAGAAGAAATGGAAAAGCAGGCGATGCACTGCAACAACAAGAAGATGATGGCTAAGAGAGCCGGGGAGCTCAGCACTGACCTCTTCTTTGGAGTGTTTGTGAAG ACTTGTGGCCCACTGAACTCTACAGCCATAGTGATGAAGGTGCTGGACCAGTCCTTCGATGTGCTCGTCATCAAGTATGCCGTTCAGAAACGCATCTACTGCAAG TTCATTGAAGGCCTAAAGTCATTCAGATTTCATCAGGTGGAGAAGAAGGCTGAACTCACTCTGGTTTGGTTACCAGAAGACCCTGAGGGTTCCCCTTTTGAACAG GTCATTTCCATCTTCTCAGTGCTGGAGGTGCAGCTGGTATCCGAGAGTTCTCTGAAATACACTGCTCTGCTCAGGAGACCTCAGAGCAGCGCGGCCTAA